From a single Collimonas pratensis genomic region:
- a CDS encoding TIGR04438 family Trp-rich protein, with the protein MPLIIIIVSLIALKYFEIGAFFTNMSWWWIAGLMAIAFIWFEFLERMFGLDKRKAHEELEKIKKERVKKTFDKNNRPGR; encoded by the coding sequence ATGCCACTGATTATCATTATCGTTTCACTAATAGCGTTAAAATACTTCGAGATCGGTGCGTTTTTCACCAATATGTCCTGGTGGTGGATAGCAGGTCTGATGGCCATCGCGTTCATCTGGTTTGAATTTCTCGAGCGCATGTTCGGCCTGGACAAGCGCAAGGCGCACGAAGAACTCGAGAAAATCAAGAAGGAACGCGTCAAGAAAACCTTCGACAAGAATAATCGCCCTGGCCGCTGA
- a CDS encoding branched-chain amino acid ABC transporter substrate-binding protein, with protein MQNKIKMIPLAGAIAMAFAFAGPVSAQEVITIGQVSPLTGPNAHIGKDNENGATMAIEELNAKGTKIGGKPVKFVLASEDDASDPKQGTAAAQKLVDAKVKGIIGHMNSGTTIPASKIYHDAGIPQISPSATNPKYTQQGFDTAFRVVANDGQLGGTLGRYAINTLKAKNIAVIDDRTAYGQGVAEEFTKSAKKAGGTIVATQFTNDKATDFNAILTSIKSKNPDLIFFGGMDAVGGPMLRQMDQLGIKAKFMGGDGLCTTELAKLAGAGLKDDQVVCAEAGGVPDAGKAALEAFKAAYQKRFNQEVVIYAPYEYDALMTMVAAMEKAGSSDPKKYLPELAKIHYKGVTGEISFDPKGDIKDGSLTLYTYKDGKRTLLTVTK; from the coding sequence ATGCAGAACAAGATCAAAATGATTCCGTTGGCTGGCGCAATTGCAATGGCTTTCGCCTTTGCCGGTCCGGTTTCGGCACAAGAAGTCATCACCATCGGCCAGGTCAGCCCGCTCACGGGTCCTAACGCCCACATCGGCAAGGACAATGAAAACGGCGCCACCATGGCGATCGAGGAACTGAATGCCAAGGGCACCAAGATCGGCGGCAAGCCAGTGAAATTCGTACTGGCTTCCGAGGACGACGCTTCCGATCCTAAGCAAGGTACTGCCGCTGCCCAGAAACTGGTGGACGCCAAGGTCAAGGGTATTATTGGCCACATGAACTCCGGCACCACCATTCCAGCATCGAAAATCTATCACGATGCCGGCATCCCGCAAATCTCGCCTTCCGCCACCAATCCTAAGTACACCCAGCAAGGCTTTGACACTGCGTTCCGCGTAGTCGCCAACGACGGCCAACTGGGCGGCACCCTGGGTCGTTACGCCATCAACACCCTGAAAGCCAAGAACATTGCGGTCATCGATGACCGTACTGCTTACGGCCAAGGTGTGGCTGAAGAGTTCACCAAGAGCGCCAAGAAAGCCGGCGGCACTATCGTTGCAACGCAGTTCACCAACGACAAGGCGACCGATTTCAACGCAATTCTGACCTCGATCAAGTCCAAGAATCCTGACCTGATTTTCTTCGGCGGCATGGATGCTGTCGGCGGCCCGATGCTGCGCCAGATGGACCAGCTGGGCATCAAGGCCAAGTTCATGGGCGGCGACGGCCTGTGTACAACTGAGCTGGCCAAGCTGGCCGGCGCAGGCTTGAAAGACGACCAAGTGGTTTGCGCTGAAGCCGGCGGTGTGCCGGATGCAGGCAAGGCAGCGCTGGAAGCCTTCAAGGCCGCTTACCAAAAACGCTTCAACCAGGAAGTCGTGATCTACGCACCGTATGAATACGATGCGTTGATGACCATGGTGGCTGCGATGGAAAAAGCCGGTTCGTCGGATCCTAAGAAATACCTGCCGGAATTGGCCAAGATCCACTACAAGGGCGTGACCGGTGAAATCTCGTTCGATCCTAAGGGCGACATCAAGGATGGTTCGCTGACTTTGTACACTTACAAAGACGGCAAACGCACTCTGCTGACCGTGACAAAATAA
- a CDS encoding Lrp/AsnC family transcriptional regulator yields the protein MSKHHTLDKVDRKLLNLLQRDNQMPTRTLADKAHISQPTCLRRLRDLREAGIISADVSLVDPFALGYGMLAFLEISLNHQSDEHMQEFELRMNKEAEVMQCYFVSGDYDYFLVVHVIDMDAYYQFVRRVISGSGNVRHFQSRFPMKRAKFVTRVAFDEKAATVEVRSVK from the coding sequence ATGAGCAAACATCACACCCTAGATAAAGTCGACCGCAAGTTGCTCAATTTGTTGCAGCGCGACAATCAGATGCCGACCCGCACCCTGGCCGACAAAGCGCACATTTCCCAACCCACCTGCCTGCGCCGCCTGCGCGACCTGCGCGAGGCCGGCATCATCAGCGCCGACGTCTCGCTGGTCGATCCCTTCGCGCTCGGCTACGGCATGCTGGCCTTCCTCGAAATCTCTCTGAACCACCAGTCCGACGAGCACATGCAGGAGTTCGAACTGCGCATGAACAAAGAAGCCGAGGTCATGCAATGCTATTTCGTTTCCGGCGACTACGACTACTTCCTGGTGGTGCACGTGATCGACATGGATGCTTACTATCAATTTGTGCGCCGGGTCATTTCAGGTTCCGGCAACGTGCGCCATTTCCAGTCGCGTTTTCCGATGAAGCGCGCCAAGTTCGTGACCCGGGTTGCCTTCGACGAAAAAGCGGCGACGGTGGAAGTGCGCTCGGTGAAGTGA
- a CDS encoding c-type cytochrome: MKRLLICALLGAMASGSALADAGLDLAKAKNCLACHSVANKVVGPAYKDVAAKFSAKDEDMLVQKVLKGSTGTWGAIPMPANPQVTEAEAHTLVKWILSQK; this comes from the coding sequence ATGAAACGTTTGTTGATCTGCGCATTGCTGGGTGCAATGGCATCGGGTTCTGCTCTGGCTGACGCCGGTCTGGATCTGGCAAAGGCCAAGAACTGTCTGGCATGCCACTCGGTAGCCAACAAGGTGGTCGGACCTGCATATAAAGACGTTGCAGCCAAGTTTTCTGCAAAAGACGAAGACATGCTGGTGCAAAAAGTCCTGAAGGGCAGCACCGGCACCTGGGGCGCCATCCCGATGCCGGCCAATCCGCAAGTCACCGAGGCCGAAGCGCATACGCTGGTGAAGTGGATTCTGTCGCAGAAGTAA
- a CDS encoding LysR substrate-binding domain-containing protein, with translation MNIELRQLRYFVAVAEERHFGRAALRLHMTQPPLSQAIQALEAGLGAALFARTKRSVALTPAGLALLPEAQRLLQQAATLPDLVRRAASGASGLLTLSFVSTADYSILPPLLRSFRETYPQVQIDLQEATSDLQLAHLMEGRIDAGLLIPPLPDKARLVLDYQPVLSEPLMLAAPSGLKALRGKGRIALSSLADMPLIIFPRRISPGFHDTILGCFRAAGVTPHIGQEAIQMQTIVGLVSAGMGIALVPQSVSNLQRPGVDYRELQDQTPLVETGLAWRRDNASPVLQAFLELLRKK, from the coding sequence ATGAATATAGAGCTGCGACAACTGCGCTATTTCGTGGCGGTGGCGGAAGAAAGGCATTTCGGCCGCGCCGCGCTGCGGCTGCACATGACGCAGCCGCCTTTGTCACAAGCCATCCAGGCGCTTGAAGCCGGTCTTGGCGCCGCCCTGTTCGCACGCACCAAGCGCAGCGTCGCTCTGACGCCGGCCGGGCTGGCGCTACTGCCGGAGGCGCAACGCCTGCTGCAGCAGGCCGCCACCCTGCCCGACCTGGTGCGGCGCGCAGCTTCCGGCGCCTCAGGCCTGCTCACGCTGTCCTTCGTTTCCACCGCCGACTACAGCATCCTGCCGCCTTTGCTGCGTTCTTTCCGCGAAACCTATCCGCAGGTACAGATCGATCTGCAGGAAGCCACCAGCGACCTGCAGCTGGCGCATCTGATGGAAGGCCGCATCGATGCCGGCCTGCTGATCCCGCCCTTGCCGGACAAAGCCAGGCTGGTGCTGGATTATCAGCCGGTGCTGTCCGAACCCTTGATGCTGGCGGCGCCAAGCGGCCTCAAGGCGCTGCGCGGCAAAGGCAGGATTGCCCTGAGCAGCCTGGCCGACATGCCCCTGATTATTTTCCCGCGCCGCATCTCGCCCGGCTTCCATGACACCATCCTGGGCTGCTTCCGCGCCGCCGGCGTCACCCCGCATATCGGCCAGGAAGCAATCCAGATGCAAACCATCGTCGGCCTGGTGTCGGCTGGCATGGGGATCGCGCTTGTGCCACAATCGGTGTCGAACCTGCAACGCCCGGGGGTCGACTATCGCGAATTGCAAGACCAGACGCCGCTGGTAGAGACCGGGCTGGCCTGGCGGCGCGATAATGCGTCACCTGTATTGCAAGCCTTTTTAGAATTATTAAGAAAGAAATAG
- a CDS encoding branched-chain amino acid ABC transporter substrate-binding protein: protein MKNKMLPLVAAIALALSATGAAHAEDQVVKIGHVGPVTGPSAHLGKDMENGAKMAVEELNAKGVTLGGKKVKFVLLAEDDASDPKQGTAAAQKLVDAKIDGVIGHLNSGTTIPASKIYYDAGIPQISPAATSPKYTQQGFNSVFRVVANDGQLGGTLGRYAANTLHAKNIAVIDDRTAYGQGVAQEFAKGAKAAGASIVATQFTNDKATDFNAILTSIKAKNPDVIFFGGMDAVAGPMLRQMKALGIKAKFMGGDGMCTAELGKLAGDGLSNDQVVCAEAGGVEESGKKGLEDFKAAFLKKYRSEVKLYAPYSYDSVMTMVEAMQKANSADPKKYLPELAKIHHKGVTGMIAFDPKGDIKDGTLTLYTYKDGKRTLLTVTK from the coding sequence ATGAAGAACAAAATGTTGCCGTTGGTTGCAGCAATCGCATTGGCCTTGAGCGCTACCGGCGCCGCCCATGCGGAAGATCAAGTCGTCAAGATCGGCCATGTCGGCCCGGTGACCGGCCCCTCGGCCCACCTCGGCAAAGACATGGAAAACGGCGCCAAGATGGCGGTCGAAGAATTGAACGCCAAGGGTGTCACCCTGGGCGGCAAGAAGGTCAAGTTCGTGCTGCTGGCGGAAGACGATGCGTCCGATCCGAAGCAAGGCACGGCAGCAGCGCAGAAACTGGTCGACGCCAAGATCGACGGCGTCATCGGCCATCTGAATTCCGGCACCACCATCCCGGCCTCGAAGATTTACTACGATGCCGGCATTCCGCAGATTTCGCCGGCAGCCACCAGCCCTAAATACACCCAGCAAGGCTTCAACAGCGTGTTCCGTGTCGTCGCCAACGACGGCCAGCTGGGCGGCACCCTGGGCCGCTATGCAGCGAATACGCTGCATGCCAAGAATATCGCCGTCATCGATGACCGCACTGCCTACGGCCAAGGCGTGGCGCAAGAGTTCGCCAAGGGCGCCAAGGCGGCCGGCGCTAGCATCGTGGCGACCCAGTTCACCAACGACAAGGCGACCGACTTCAACGCCATCCTGACCTCGATCAAGGCCAAGAATCCGGACGTGATCTTCTTCGGCGGCATGGATGCAGTGGCCGGTCCGATGCTGCGCCAGATGAAGGCGCTCGGCATCAAGGCCAAGTTCATGGGCGGCGATGGCATGTGCACGGCGGAGCTGGGCAAGCTGGCCGGTGATGGCCTGAGCAATGACCAGGTGGTGTGCGCAGAAGCCGGCGGCGTGGAGGAATCGGGCAAGAAAGGCCTGGAGGATTTCAAGGCAGCCTTCCTGAAGAAATACCGCAGCGAGGTGAAACTGTACGCGCCCTACTCCTATGACTCGGTGATGACCATGGTGGAAGCGATGCAGAAAGCCAATTCCGCCGATCCGAAAAAATACCTGCCGGAACTGGCGAAGATCCACCACAAGGGCGTGACCGGCATGATCGCCTTTGATCCAAAGGGCGACATCAAGGATGGCACGCTGACTTTGTACACCTACAAGGATGGCAAGCGGACCTTGTTGACAGTCACCAAATAA
- a CDS encoding branched-chain amino acid ABC transporter substrate-binding protein has protein sequence MMPLAAAIALSLAASAHAQEQVVKIAHVGPITGPIAHIGKDNENGARMAIEALNVQGITLDGKKTRFVLVAEDDASDPKQATAVAQKLVDAKVAGVIGHVNSGTSIPASKIYYDAGIPQISPSTTSAKYTQQGFNTTFRVVANDSQLGGALGRYAANTLHAKTAAVIDDRTAYGQGLAEEFSKAAKAAGMTIVSSQFTNDKATDFNAILTSFKAKKPDVVFFGGLDAGAGPMLRQMRALGIKAKFMGGDAICTSDLPKLAGDGISNDQVICAEAGGVEEAARKGLNDFRTAYKIKYGKDVVIYAPYTYDALMTMADAMQKAKSADPKKYLPELAKIQHKGVTGMIAFDPKGDIKDGTITLYTYRGAMRSQLAVTK, from the coding sequence ATGATGCCATTGGCTGCCGCTATCGCCTTGTCCCTGGCCGCTTCGGCGCATGCGCAGGAGCAAGTGGTCAAGATCGCCCACGTTGGCCCGATCACCGGCCCTATCGCCCATATCGGCAAGGACAATGAAAACGGCGCCCGCATGGCGATCGAAGCACTGAATGTTCAGGGCATCACGCTGGACGGCAAGAAAACCCGCTTCGTGCTGGTGGCGGAAGACGATGCATCCGATCCGAAACAGGCTACCGCCGTCGCCCAGAAGCTGGTCGACGCCAAGGTTGCCGGCGTCATCGGCCACGTCAATTCCGGCACCTCGATCCCGGCATCGAAGATCTATTACGATGCCGGCATCCCGCAGATTTCGCCTTCCACCACCAGTGCCAAATATACGCAGCAAGGCTTTAACACCACCTTCCGCGTAGTCGCCAACGACAGCCAGCTGGGCGGCGCCCTCGGCCGCTATGCGGCCAACACGCTGCATGCCAAGACCGCAGCAGTGATCGACGACCGCACTGCCTACGGCCAGGGCCTGGCGGAAGAATTCAGCAAGGCGGCGAAAGCGGCCGGCATGACCATCGTCTCCAGCCAGTTCACCAACGACAAGGCGACCGACTTCAACGCCATCCTCACGTCATTCAAGGCGAAGAAACCGGACGTCGTGTTCTTCGGCGGCCTGGATGCCGGCGCCGGCCCGATGCTGCGCCAGATGAGAGCGCTCGGCATCAAGGCCAAGTTCATGGGCGGCGACGCCATCTGCACTTCCGATCTGCCGAAACTGGCAGGCGACGGCATCAGCAACGACCAGGTGATCTGCGCCGAAGCGGGTGGCGTGGAGGAAGCGGCCCGCAAAGGCCTGAACGACTTCAGGACCGCATACAAGATCAAGTACGGCAAGGATGTAGTGATCTATGCACCGTATACCTACGATGCCTTGATGACAATGGCGGATGCGATGCAAAAAGCCAAATCGGCCGATCCGAAAAAGTACCTGCCGGAACTGGCGAAAATCCAGCACAAGGGCGTGACCGGCATGATCGCGTTTGATCCAAAGGGCGATATCAAGGACGGCACCATCACCTTGTACACCTACCGCGGCGCCATGCGCAGTCAGTTGGCTGTGACCAAATAA